The Desulfovibrio piger DNA segment CAGAAGCCGCCCACGATGGAGATCAGCCCGGCGACCTCGCCCACGAAGCCGGTCCAGAACCCGCGGGCCGCGAAGGCCGTCAGGACCAGCACGATGATGACGTCGAAAATATCCTGTCCCATAAGCTTCCTGTAGGAAAAGATCCTCCTGCGGCCGACGGGGCGGCAGGGTCGCGGGGCGCCGGGATCTCCGGCAGCCTGCGGCGGGCCGCATCCGTGCGTGCAGGTACGGGCGCAGCATAGCAAAAGGGGGGGCAGGACACAATCCGTCCGTCTGTACAGATGGGGGCCGATACGCTATGCTTGCGGGATGGATACGCGATTGGGAAACTTGCTGGAGCAGGCCGGACTGGCCTGCAACAGTACGGAAGCTCCGGCGGCGGAGACCGCTCCCGGAGCCGAAGAGGAAAGCCACGGCCTGACGGCCTACACGCCCTTCATCTCCGTGCGGGCCTGCGGCCGTTTGTGGCGCCTGCAGCGCGCCGCCGACCTGGAGACCCTGTGGAACGCCATGCTGGACGATCCGCAGAACTTCGAGGACGAACGCCTGCCTTACTGGACGGAACTGTGGCCGTCCAGCATCGCCCTGTGCCGCTGGCTGGAAGAGCGCCGCGCCGAGATCGCCGGGCGTCCCTGCCTCGACCTGGGCTGCGGCCTGGGCCTCACGGCCATGGTGGGCCAGTGGCTGGGCGCGCAGGTCATCGGCATGGACTATGAGGAAGAGGCCCTGCACTTCGCCAGCCTCAACGCCCGGCACAACGGGGTGTCCTCGCCCCTGTGGACCGTCATGGACTGGCGGCAGCCCGCCGTGCGGCCCCGCAGCATCTTCCGCCTGTGGGGCGGCGACATCATGTACGAAAAGCGCTTCGTGGCGCCGGTGATGCACTTTCTTTCCCATGTGCTGGCCGATGACGGCGCGGCCTGGGTGGCCGAGCCCGGGCGCGGCGTGTACGAGGCCTTTTTGCAGGCCCTGCACGGCGGCGGTCTGGAAGGGCGGCGCGTGTTCACCGAGCGTGTGGAACCCCTGTATGCCCAGCCTGTGCCCGTCACGGTGGCCGTATGGGAGATACGCCGCCGCGTCCGGCCCGCGTAGGCCCGGATCGTGGGCCCTGGAGCCCTCCCGCCCCGGTAGCCTGCGTGAGGGGCTTGTCCCCGCAAGGCATGCGGCAACATGCGCAGGCAGGGGCCTTTTGTATCCCTTGCCGCAGCGGCCCGGCATGACGGGCGCGCACCTGTGGCCGACATCCGGCCTGTCCGTCCCTTTCCAGGCACGTTTTTTCGTGAAAGGCGCCGCTCCGGCGGGCAGGGGCGGGGAAAGGCCTCTGGATTTTCAGGAAGATTTTGCTAGATTCACCACCGGGCACCGCCGGACGGTGTCCCGGCCGCATGAGGCGAACAATGGGAAAACTGACACGTTTTGGTGTTTCTCTGGATGAAGAGCTGCTGGAACCTTTCGACGCCCTGTGCGCCGTCAAGGGCTACAGCAACCGCTCCG contains these protein-coding regions:
- a CDS encoding class I SAM-dependent methyltransferase; the protein is MDTRLGNLLEQAGLACNSTEAPAAETAPGAEEESHGLTAYTPFISVRACGRLWRLQRAADLETLWNAMLDDPQNFEDERLPYWTELWPSSIALCRWLEERRAEIAGRPCLDLGCGLGLTAMVGQWLGAQVIGMDYEEEALHFASLNARHNGVSSPLWTVMDWRQPAVRPRSIFRLWGGDIMYEKRFVAPVMHFLSHVLADDGAAWVAEPGRGVYEAFLQALHGGGLEGRRVFTERVEPLYAQPVPVTVAVWEIRRRVRPA